A genomic window from Nicotiana sylvestris chromosome 11, ASM39365v2, whole genome shotgun sequence includes:
- the LOC138881706 gene encoding uncharacterized protein, translating into MSESTTRKLITRGVPTKILNFDGPSFSLQITQGELDAGYAKNMALEKRTKARHKNLKETQVEKSMKETRMTKTEKRKIHISEASSVKGKEVEASKSSDKVEEKHCEVQLQLFRCFMALQLKGTPNNVFAIHVNGTSLHFTLREFALVTDLKCVGNDADFEFSEKVSNRLIETYFGGANLVKKKHLMKCFADKNWGPDNDGDALKISLLYFIHTFIFSSEKNSTTIPRLHFNLVESGCYSKYHWGFKAFKTLTKSINKKMDAKKKYYRIAGMPLAMQVWFYECCSNVDPKIALRVDDVKYTIAYGYIFYALIPTVIPAVVSDVVSAIIFVVIFSHETAYICRGCIQQYTVAFNCINMLHTLIVYKDIYPSDIELVVIQIPPVGADVENRPTPAHSDKSGDDSDDFSPTTDLQCKKKHVASVDPSSSPPHKKRKEHERHHNETEYQSKIPPLPDSKNDEVSSLRKDLNSFKEYVVGEFKSLRTLINDKFKMLSDHLQQNQQNESLHQRKEPTGRRDDGIDTDAGDNVEKLVVNAQCVESRGEGNTTSEVPCNISSTGQDGVSTEFYVSQFELDDKGNLEDHYKKNKSTLHIPLDFGVDQVNSKNWFYLLSFDGKLWDDNHINGIFYYLRKKVKYNQTSNFKYITVDCIFKTRIAEIFDRYADIDNNANVAKEEDVVCEYIRGYRLLANVPWHTVDNVLIPVNLKDKLHWVLVVVSFKERCIKVYDSYRPAGHDACVASEIDKLAKLVPLYLSISGFYRDSQGIDWFTYSAYTDKSHNGPFEVFFISNLPQQKAGSMDCGVHVATYAKFLSTIGEIPQTTFDSNLLRQRYGALLWDYAMRKIDTDAISENEAPSKIARQITESDSKMQIVLE; encoded by the exons ATGTCTGAGAGTACAACCCGCAAGTTGATTACTAGAGGTGTACCCACTAAAATTCTCAATTTCGATGGTCCCTCTTTCTCATTGCAAATCACTCAAGGGGAATTGGATGCAGGTTATGCCAAAAATATGGCTTTGGAGAAGAGAACAAAAGCTCGACATAAAAATCTCAAAGAAACCCAAGTCGAGAAATCAATGAAGGAGACAAGAATGACGAAAACGGAAAAGAGGAAAATCCATATCTCTGAAGCTTCATCTGTCAAGGGGAAGGAGGTTGAAGCAAGTAAAAGCTCAGATAAAGTTGAAGAAAAG CATTGTGAAGTCCAACTTCAACTCTTTAGATGCTTCATGGCTCTCCAGTTAAAAGGAACTCCTAACAATGTATTTGCAATACATGTCAATGGTACTTCATTACATTTCACATTAAGGGAGTTTGCGCTTGTGACTGACCTCAAATGTGTTGGTAATGATGCTGATTTTGAGTTTAGTGAAAAGGTTTCTAATCGGCTTATTGAGACTTACTTTGGAGGTGCTAATCTTGTCAAGAAGAAACATTTGATGAAATGCTTTGCTGACAAGAACTGGGGTCCCGACAATGATGGTGATGCCTTGAAGATATCTTTGTTGTATTTCATACATACCTTCATTTTTTCATCCGAGAAGAATAGTACAACCATACCAAGGCTACATTTTAACTTGGTAGAGAGTGGATGTTATTCTAAATATCATTGGGGTTTTAAAGCATTTAAAACGCTGACAAAATCAATTAACAAGAAGATGGATGCTAAGAAGAAGTATTATAGGATAGCTGGGATGCCCCTAGCTATGCAAGTGTGGTTTTATGAGTGTTGTTCAAATGTTGATCCCAAAATTGCACTCCGAGTTGATGACGTG AAGTATACAATTGCATACGGATACATTTTTTATGCTTTAATACCTACTGTAATACCTGCTGTAGTTTCTGATGTAGTTTCTGCTATAATATTTGTTGTCATATTCTCACAT GAGACTGCATACATTTGCAGGGGATGCATACAGCAGTATACAGTTGCATTCAATTGCATAAATATGCTGCATACACTT ATTGTTTACAAGGACATCTATCCAAGCGATATAGAGCTTGTCGTTATTCAGATTCCTCCTGTAGGCGCTGATGTTGAGAATAGACCTACTCCTGCTCATTCAGACAAGTCGGGAGACGATTCAGATGACTTTTCTCCTACAACCGATCTTCAATGTAAGAAGAAACATGTTGCAAGTGTTGATCCATCTTCATCACCGCCCCATAAAAAGCGCAAGGAACACGAAAGGCATCATAATGAAACAGAGTATCAATCCAAGATTCCTCCT CTTCCAGATTCCAAAAATgatgaagtatcttctttgaggAAAGACCTAAATTCATTCAAAGAATAC GTTGTGGGAGAGTTCAAGTCTCTGAGAACATTGATCAATGATAAATTCAAGATGCTTTCTGACCATCTTCAACAAAATCAGCAAAATGAAAGTTTACACCAGAGAAAGGAACCCACAGGGAGACGTGATGATGGTATTGACACAGATGCCGGAGATAATGTTGAG AAACTAGTGGTTAATGCTCAATGTGTGGAGTCAAGAGGTGAGGGGAATACTACATCAGAGGTGCCGTGCAACATATCATCTACAGGTCAAGATGGTGTATCTACGGAATTCTATGTATCTCAATTTGAGTTGGACGACAA AGGTAATTTGGAAGACCATTACAAGAAGAACAAGTCAACACTTCATATACCATTGGATTTTGGAGTTGATCAAGTTAATTCCAAAAATTGGTTTTACCTTCTATCGTTTGACGGGAAGCTATGGGATGACAAC CATATTAACGGCATATTCTACTATCTGAGAAAGAAGGTAAAGTACAATCAAACAAGCAACTTCAAGTATATAACTGTTGATTGTATATTCAAGACAAGAATCGCTGAAATCTTCGACAGGTATGCTGATATAGATAATAATGCTAATGTAGCCAAAGAAGAGGATGTGGTATGTGAGTACATAAGGGGCTACAGATTGCTAGCTAATGTACCTTGGCATACTGTGGATAATGTCTTGATACCAGTCAACTTGAAGGACAAACTACACTGGGTATTGGTTGTTGTCTCATTCAAGGAGAGATGTATCAAAGTGTATGACTCATACAGACCTGCAGGTCATGATGCATGTGTAGCTTCTGAGATTGATAAGCTAGCTAAGCTTGTACCTTTGTATCTATCAATCAGTGGCTTTTACAGAGATAGTCAAGGCATAGATTGGTTTACTTACTCAGCATACACTGACAAGTCACATAATGGTCCCTTTGAAGTTTTTTTCATATCAAATCTGCCTCAACAGAAAGCTGGGAGCAT GGATTGTGGGGTGCATGTTGCGACATACGCAAAATTTCTGAGCACTATTGGTGAGATTCCACAAACAACATTTGATTCCAATCTACTCCGTCAAAGATATGGTGCTCTCCTCTGGGACTATGCTATGCGAAAGATAGACACTGATGCCATAAGCGAGAATGAAGCACCCTCAAAGATTGCTAGGCAAATCACGGAGTCAGATTCAAAGATGCAGATAGTGTTAGAGTAG
- the LOC138881707 gene encoding uncharacterized protein — protein sequence MAKAYTQAEFDSLMEKVDIRVKEYLELAGYEKWARLYAPVNRGWTMTSNIAESINVALVSARELPIYDFLEEVRKMFGRWNCSNRKEATQTYTTIGKNTRRC from the coding sequence ATGGCAAAAGCATACACACAAGCTGAATTTGACAGTCTGATGGAGAAGGTAGATATTAGGGTGAAAGAATACTTAGAGTTAGCTGGATACGAAAAGTGGGCTAGGTTGTATGCACCTGTTAATAGGGGATGGACAATGACGTCAAATATTGCTGAGTCAATCAATGTCGCACTAGTTTCAGCAAGGGAATTGCCAATATACGACTTCCTCGAAGAAGTTAGGAAGATGTTTGGACGTTGGAATTGTAGTAACCGCAAAGAAGCTACACAAACATACACGACGATTGGAAAAAATACCAGGAGATGCTGA